The genomic window TGCGTGGTGTCGGCGTAACCCTCACCCAGGGTCCACTCACCTTCGCTCCATTCATAGGGCGACTGGCAGGACACCACCTTGGCCAGATCCATCCCCTTTAGCCCAGGAAACGCCTTGGCAGCGGCTAGCGCCCGTTCTACCGCATCGTCACCCTCTGCGTCTGCGCCTGCCAGAATCGCGCCGTTCTGAGCGCCTTTATCGCGCAGGATGCGGGTTAATCGGCGAGTATCAATATCGGCAATGCCCAATACGTTCTGGCTGACCAGATAATCAGACAGGGTCTGCTCGGAGCGGAAGCTGCTGGCCAACAGCGGCAAATCACGAATCACCAGCCCCGCCGCCGCAATGGCGCCAGACTCAACGTCTTCGGCGTTAATGCCGGTGTTGCCGATATGGGGGTAGGTCAGGGTAACGATCTGGCGGGTATAGGAGGGGTCGGTAAGGATTTCCTGGTAGCCGGTCATGGCCGTATTGAACACCACCTCACCGCTGGTTTGTCCTTCGGCTCCGATCGCCGTTCCGTGGAATATGCTTCCATCTTCCAGGGCCAATATTGCGGGTTTGCTCAATGCGGGGTTATTCAAGACAAGTCCTCCCATGCTGGTAGGCGCCGCAAGGCGCAGGCTCGGCAATCTGATAATAATGGTGGCTGGGCAACCATCGGGTCGTAAAAAAGCGGGACGAAGCCGATTAAAAAACCGGTCTCATCCCGCTTGTTGTTCTTCGCTATGGTGCTGCATGCTGCTGGCATCGCTAAATGTGGCCAGCGCAACAAGCGCTGTATTCTAGGGTACTTGGGTAGCCACCCGGGCAAAATTTTGTGAATACTACAGGATTTATCGACCTTCGACTAGCCCTTATCACCGCAGAAACTTTAAAGGCGCTCAAGCATCAACAGCCAGCCCTAACACATCCTGCATATCATAGCGGCCGTTAGGCTGGGCAGCGACCCAGCGGGCAGCGCGCACGGCACCTTTGGCAAAGGTCATCCGGCTAGAGGCTTTGTGGGTAATTTCAATCCGCTCGCCTTCAGTGGCAAACATCACGGTGTGCTCACCGACGATATCGCCCGCGCGAATGGTTGCAAAACCAATCTCCTTATCGCTACGCGGCCCGCACTGCCCGACCCGTTCAAACACACCGTCCTCGTTCAGAGTTCGACCAAGGCTGGCTGCCACTACTTCTCCCATCTTTAGCGCCGTGCCAGAAGGGGCATCCACCTTATGGCGGTGGTGGGCCTCAATGACTTCAATATCATAGCCCTCATCGCCCAGCGCCTTGGCGGCGGTTTCCAGAAGCTTCAGCGTCAGGTTGACCCCCACGCTCATATTAGGCGCAAACACCATTGGCACACGCTCACGGTAGCTATCCAGCTCGGCAATCTGCTCATCACTCATGCCGGTGGTACCAATCACCATCCGCTTACCGTGCTCGGCACAGTACGCCAGGTTTGCCAGGGTGACCTCAGGTGCGGTGAAGTCGATCAGCACCTCGACGTCATCCGCCAATGCCGCCAGAGAATCCACGGCAGCAACCCCTTTCTTACCCACGCCAGCCAACTCACCGATATCAGCCCCGGCCAGCGAGCTTCCCGGCTCCACCACGCCGCCTGCCAAGGTCGCCTCTGGGTCCAGCTCCACGGCATTTACGAGTGTGCGGCCCATACGGCCAGCCACGCCAACAATGGCAATTCGGGTCATGGAAACTCCTGTTGTGTCCTTAAGGATGAAATAGAAAACAGTATACCAGAAAGCAAAACCCCCGATGACGCGAGTCACCGGGGGTTTATAACATCCGCCTGAAACCTTACGGCTTCATATCTTCAAAGAACTTCTTGACGCTGTCGAAGAAGCCGGTTTTCTTGGGCGAGTGGCTGTGGCTGTTGCTGCCATCAAAGCTTTCCTGCAACTGGCGTAGCAAGTCTTTCTGCTCGTCGTTGAGGTTGACCGGGGTTTCCAGTACCACCTTGCACAGCAGGTCACCGGGGGCACCACCGCGGACTGGCTTGACGCCTTTGCCACGCAGGCGGAAGAGTTTGCCGGTCTGGGTTTCCGGTGGAATCTTCAGCTTGACGCGGCCATCCAGAGTCGGCACTTCCAGCTCGCCACCCAGTGCTGCATCCACAAAGTTGATGGGTACATCACATTGCAGGTGTTTGCCATCACGCTGGAAAATGTGGTGCGGTTTGATCGATGCCTGGACATACAGATCACCCGGCGGGCCGCCGTTAATACCGGCTTCGCCTTCACCGTTCAGACGTATGCGGTCACCAGTATCCACACCTGCCGGAATCTTCACTGACAGAGTACGGGTCTCGCGCACACGGCCTTCACCGTTACATTTGTGGCAAGGCACTTTAATGTGCT from Halomonas sp. CH40 includes these protein-coding regions:
- the dapB gene encoding 4-hydroxy-tetrahydrodipicolinate reductase encodes the protein MTRIAIVGVAGRMGRTLVNAVELDPEATLAGGVVEPGSSLAGADIGELAGVGKKGVAAVDSLAALADDVEVLIDFTAPEVTLANLAYCAEHGKRMVIGTTGMSDEQIAELDSYRERVPMVFAPNMSVGVNLTLKLLETAAKALGDEGYDIEVIEAHHRHKVDAPSGTALKMGEVVAASLGRTLNEDGVFERVGQCGPRSDKEIGFATIRAGDIVGEHTVMFATEGERIEITHKASSRMTFAKGAVRAARWVAAQPNGRYDMQDVLGLAVDA